The genomic region CTATACCAATATTTAAAGATTTTGAGAATAGGCAGGTCTGATTATGGCACCCCTTAAAACATATTCTAATTGGTTTGTAAGAAGTGATGATAACAAAGAACAAATAGAACCTTTCAAAAGTTATTATATTATATGTGAAGGGCAAAATACGGAGAAATGGTATTTTGAGAGCTTAATTGATAGGAAGAGAGAATTAGGAATACATGCTTCTATTGATATAAAGTATCTTGAAAAAACAAAAGAAGATAAAGATTTATCGCATCCTATAAAATTAATGGAGTTGGCTAACAAATTTAAAGAAAATAATAACAGACAATTTGATAAGAATCATGACGAAATGATTATTGTCTTTGATGCTGATATCTATGAAGAGAATAAAGAAAGATATGATTCTTTAATTAAAGAAGCTTCAAAAGATAATATTCTTGCAATAACAAACCCTGGATTCGAGTTATTCTTACTGTTGCATATTGAAAACTCATTGGATGAGATTATTGTTCCTCATGAACAGGAGATTGTTAGCAATCAAAAAGTAGGGAATCAACGTTTTATAGCTCATTTATTTAGAAAAACAACCGGTATGAATGCAAAAAAGAATTCGCGTATAAGTGAATTATCTAAAGACATACAAATAGCAATAAATCAAGAAAAGAATATAAATAATGATATTACTAAAACAAATGGAAAACTAACAAGTAATGTTGCAAAAGTAATATCGGATATTCTTAATGATCAAGTAGAATTCTAGCAAAAGCACTAATCCCTGTTTGGAATTAGTGCTTTTGCTAGAATTTATCTAAAGAACCAAGATAGATTGTTTTAAGTAAATGAGGTCATAACAAAATAAGATTCAAAGTTTATAGACTTCGTAGTTTTCATTCTTTTTGACATGAATATCATCTTATAGAGAGTGTATAATAAAGTACGAATACTATTTTTATATAATTTGATAAAAAAATACCTATTAAATAAGGAAATACAAGAATTAAATTTCGTTTAACTGTAA from Tannockella kyphosi harbors:
- a CDS encoding RloB family protein — translated: MAPLKTYSNWFVRSDDNKEQIEPFKSYYIICEGQNTEKWYFESLIDRKRELGIHASIDIKYLEKTKEDKDLSHPIKLMELANKFKENNNRQFDKNHDEMIIVFDADIYEENKERYDSLIKEASKDNILAITNPGFELFLLLHIENSLDEIIVPHEQEIVSNQKVGNQRFIAHLFRKTTGMNAKKNSRISELSKDIQIAINQEKNINNDITKTNGKLTSNVAKVISDILNDQVEF